The Flavobacterium commune genome contains a region encoding:
- a CDS encoding hemolysin family protein: MELFIILFLILLNGLFSMSEIALISARKSRLENSAKKGNNSAQIALDLANSPNKFLSTVQIGITLIGILTGIFSGDKITTDVEVFVSGFAILKPQAHSIAVGIVVVVLTFFSLVLGELLPKRIGLNYPEAIAKGVAMPMKIVSIVTAPFIWMLTHSTEFLLNVLQIRPTADGKVTEEEIKAIIKEGTEVGEVQEIEQDIVERVFHIGDRKVNSLMTHRNSVVMLPLDSNKSQVKEFMLQELHSFYPVYKDNFDEIVGVVSLKNIFATIEKENFKLESIMTEPPYLMEYTTAYNALENFKKTGIHYAVIADEYGVFQGIITLNDILEALVGNASDFYKEDFQLIEREDGSWLVDGHYSLHDFLTYFDLDELLSDYEVTTVSGLIMTELSRIPKQGEKLIWHRFELEVIDMDGVKIDKVMVKALK, encoded by the coding sequence ATGGAACTATTTATAATTCTTTTTTTGATTTTACTTAACGGACTTTTTTCGATGTCCGAAATTGCATTGATTTCGGCAAGGAAATCAAGACTGGAAAATTCTGCTAAAAAAGGAAATAATAGTGCACAAATAGCGCTGGATTTGGCTAATTCGCCAAATAAATTTCTGTCAACAGTTCAAATTGGGATTACGCTAATCGGAATTTTGACCGGTATTTTTAGTGGTGATAAGATTACGACTGATGTAGAAGTTTTTGTTTCGGGTTTTGCAATTTTAAAACCTCAAGCGCATTCTATCGCAGTAGGAATTGTGGTGGTAGTATTGACTTTTTTCTCATTAGTATTAGGTGAATTATTGCCCAAAAGAATTGGCTTGAATTATCCTGAAGCGATTGCAAAAGGAGTTGCCATGCCAATGAAAATAGTTTCGATTGTTACCGCTCCATTTATTTGGATGTTGACCCATTCGACCGAGTTTTTATTGAATGTTCTTCAAATAAGACCAACGGCAGATGGGAAAGTTACTGAAGAAGAAATTAAAGCTATTATTAAGGAAGGAACTGAGGTAGGGGAAGTTCAAGAGATTGAACAGGATATTGTGGAGCGTGTTTTTCATATTGGAGACCGTAAAGTAAATTCGTTGATGACCCATAGAAATTCGGTGGTGATGTTACCATTAGATTCGAATAAAAGTCAGGTCAAAGAGTTTATGCTTCAGGAATTACATTCTTTTTATCCGGTGTATAAGGATAATTTTGATGAGATTGTAGGTGTGGTGAGTCTGAAAAATATTTTTGCTACCATTGAGAAAGAAAATTTCAAATTGGAAAGTATCATGACAGAGCCGCCTTATTTAATGGAGTACACAACGGCTTATAACGCATTGGAAAACTTTAAAAAGACAGGGATTCATTATGCTGTTATTGCTGACGAATACGGTGTTTTTCAAGGGATAATCACGTTGAATGATATTCTGGAAGCATTGGTGGGTAACGCATCTGATTTTTATAAAGAAGATTTCCAATTGATTGAAAGGGAAGATGGCAGTTGGTTAGTTGACGGACATTATTCGTTACATGATTTCTTGACTTATTTTGATTTGGACGAATTGTTAAGCGATTATGAAGTAACAACTGTAAGCGGATTAATCATGACCGAATTGTCACGTATTCCAAAACAAGGAGAAAAATTGATATGGCACAGATTTGAATTGGAGGTCATCGATATGGATGGTGTGAAGATTGATAAAGTAATGGTGAAAGCCCTAAAATAA
- a CDS encoding adenylate kinase — MTNIVLFGKPGAGKGTQAEFLKGKYNLTHLSTGDIFRFNIKNETELGKLAQTYINKGELVPDEVTIKMLQSEVEANPDSAGFLFDGFPRTIAQAEALDAFLTTKNQKITATIALEADDEILVARLLERGKTSGRADDQDEEKIRNRYQEYNEKTAPLIGFYKEQNKFYAVNGIGSIAEITERLSNVIDNL, encoded by the coding sequence ATGACTAACATTGTTTTATTTGGGAAACCAGGAGCAGGAAAAGGAACTCAGGCAGAGTTTTTAAAAGGGAAATACAATTTGACTCATCTTTCAACAGGTGATATTTTTAGATTTAATATCAAAAATGAAACTGAACTGGGAAAATTAGCGCAAACCTATATCAATAAGGGTGAATTAGTTCCTGATGAAGTGACAATTAAAATGTTGCAAAGTGAAGTGGAAGCTAATCCGGATTCTGCAGGTTTCTTATTTGATGGTTTTCCTAGAACAATTGCTCAGGCAGAAGCTTTGGATGCTTTTTTGACTACAAAAAATCAAAAAATTACAGCTACAATTGCATTAGAAGCTGATGATGAAATTCTTGTAGCCAGATTATTAGAAAGAGGTAAAACTTCTGGAAGAGCTGATGATCAGGACGAAGAAAAAATTCGTAACAGATATCAGGAATACAATGAGAAAACAGCACCTCTTATTGGATTTTATAAAGAGCAAAATAAATTTTATGCAGTAAACGGTATTGGATCTATTGCTGAAATTACAGAGCGTTTAAGTAATGTAATTGACAATTTGTAA
- the hpt gene encoding hypoxanthine phosphoribosyltransferase has product MIQLHDKQFVPFISAEEIDFAIQKMAAQIADDFVDEIPVFVGVLNGSFMVVSDFVKSYKKPCEVSFVKMASYNGLSSTEKVKELIGLNQDLTGRSVVVIEDIIDTGHTIVELKALFKKQNLKHFKIATLFFKPEAYKKEVKIDYIGIQIPNKFIVGFGLDYDGLGRNLPEVYQLKE; this is encoded by the coding sequence ATGATTCAACTTCACGATAAACAATTTGTTCCGTTTATTTCTGCCGAAGAAATTGACTTTGCTATCCAGAAAATGGCAGCTCAGATTGCAGATGATTTTGTTGATGAAATTCCGGTTTTTGTTGGTGTTTTGAACGGTTCTTTCATGGTGGTTTCCGACTTTGTAAAAAGTTATAAAAAACCATGCGAAGTGAGTTTTGTGAAAATGGCTTCTTATAACGGATTGTCGTCAACTGAAAAGGTGAAAGAATTAATCGGTTTGAATCAGGATTTAACGGGGCGTTCGGTTGTGGTGATTGAAGATATTATCGATACTGGTCACACTATTGTTGAGTTGAAAGCTTTGTTTAAGAAACAAAACTTGAAACATTTTAAAATAGCGACTCTTTTTTTTAAGCCTGAAGCTTATAAAAAAGAGGTTAAAATTGATTATATTGGAATTCAGATTCCAAATAAATTTATAGTAGGTTTTGGTTTGGACTATGATGGTTTAGGCAGGAATTTACCGGAAGTATATCAGTTAAAAGAATAA
- a CDS encoding DUF6364 family protein — MNTKLTLSLEKEVIEQAKSYAKKTGRSLSELVESYFKNLTEKTEKEDDIHPKVKKLIGRITLPEDFDENKARDDYYKEKYGI; from the coding sequence ATGAACACTAAGCTCACTTTATCGTTAGAAAAAGAAGTCATAGAACAGGCAAAATCCTATGCTAAAAAAACGGGCAGAAGTTTATCTGAACTAGTGGAAAGTTATTTTAAAAATCTGACTGAAAAAACAGAAAAAGAAGACGATATTCATCCGAAAGTTAAAAAATTGATTGGAAGAATCACTCTTCCAGAAGATTTTGATGAGAATAAAGCAAGGGATGACTACTATAAAGAGAAATATGGTATTTAA
- a CDS encoding type II toxin-antitoxin system VapC family toxin codes for MVFNQIFLDTNILVDIVANRKPFSKDAIEIFDHCQRKKIKMYSTSISIANLHYIAKKIVDEKELRSIIDDLLDTISIIPITETILRKSLKSSHKDFEDAIQITAAQSIHNMDCIVTRDLKDFKNSEIKVFTPDEFLTKTTIL; via the coding sequence ATGGTATTTAATCAGATTTTTTTAGATACCAATATTTTAGTAGATATTGTCGCCAATAGAAAACCTTTTTCTAAGGATGCAATCGAAATTTTCGATCATTGTCAGAGAAAAAAAATCAAAATGTATTCGACTTCCATTTCAATTGCCAACTTACATTATATAGCAAAAAAAATTGTTGACGAAAAAGAACTTCGATCTATTATTGACGATTTACTAGACACTATTTCTATAATTCCAATTACGGAAACTATTTTGAGAAAAAGTCTAAAATCGAGTCATAAAGATTTTGAAGACGCCATTCAAATTACCGCTGCGCAATCCATTCACAACATGGACTGCATTGTTACAAGAGATTTAAAAGATTTTAAAAATTCGGAAATTAAGGTTTTCACACCTGATGAATTTTTAACTAAAACAACAATATTATAA
- a CDS encoding 5-(carboxyamino)imidazole ribonucleotide synthase: MNYFSSDFKLGILGGGQLGKMLLFDTRKFDIQTYVLDPSDEAPSRMACNQFFKGDLMDFDTVYQFGKKVDVLTFEIELVNLEALEKLEDEGLKVYPSPKTLRKIQNKGTQKDFYTEHSIPTAAYKRFNDLKSLVVQILDSKLKMPFVWKCTEFGYDGNGVKIIREIADLDHLPNVECIAEEMVPFKNELAVIVCRNPSGEIKTYPVVEMEFHPEANQVEYVICPARIDEKVAEKARAIALNVSQNFNHVGLLAVEMFQTHDDQIIVNEVAPRPHNSGHYSIEASYTSQFENHLRAILDLPLGNTDSKVAGIMVNLVGEEGFSGNVVYKNIEKILGWYGVTPHIYGKKETRPFRKMGHVTIVNENMTEARKIAEDVKNTIRVIA; this comes from the coding sequence ATGAATTATTTTTCTTCTGATTTTAAATTAGGAATTCTGGGAGGCGGACAATTGGGAAAAATGCTCTTATTCGATACTAGAAAATTCGACATACAAACTTACGTTTTGGATCCAAGCGATGAGGCTCCCAGCCGAATGGCTTGCAACCAATTTTTTAAAGGCGATTTAATGGATTTTGACACCGTTTATCAATTTGGTAAAAAGGTCGACGTACTTACTTTCGAAATCGAATTGGTTAATTTAGAAGCTTTAGAAAAACTGGAAGACGAAGGTCTAAAAGTATATCCTTCTCCAAAAACACTGAGAAAGATTCAGAATAAAGGAACTCAAAAAGATTTCTACACAGAGCATTCCATCCCTACAGCAGCCTACAAACGCTTTAATGATTTAAAAAGTCTTGTGGTGCAAATTTTAGATTCTAAGCTAAAAATGCCTTTTGTATGGAAATGCACTGAATTTGGATATGACGGTAATGGAGTAAAAATCATCCGTGAAATTGCTGATTTAGATCATCTTCCTAATGTAGAATGTATTGCCGAAGAAATGGTTCCGTTCAAAAATGAGTTGGCAGTTATCGTTTGTCGCAATCCATCGGGAGAAATCAAAACTTACCCTGTGGTCGAAATGGAATTTCATCCCGAAGCTAACCAGGTAGAATATGTAATTTGTCCTGCACGAATAGACGAAAAAGTAGCCGAAAAAGCCCGAGCTATTGCATTGAATGTTTCTCAAAACTTCAATCATGTTGGACTTTTAGCTGTCGAAATGTTCCAAACGCATGACGACCAAATTATAGTAAATGAGGTTGCTCCTCGCCCACACAATTCAGGACACTATTCTATCGAGGCAAGTTACACCTCTCAATTCGAAAACCATTTACGTGCTATTTTAGATTTACCTCTTGGAAATACAGATAGTAAAGTGGCCGGGATTATGGTAAATTTAGTAGGCGAAGAAGGTTTTTCAGGAAATGTAGTATACAAAAACATCGAGAAAATATTAGGATGGTACGGCGTTACGCCACACATCTACGGTAAAAAAGAAACGCGTCCTTTTAGAAAAATGGGACACGTAACCATTGTAAACGAAAACATGACCGAAGCAAGAAAAATTGCCGAGGATGTAAAGAATACGATTAGAGTAATTGCATAA
- the purE gene encoding 5-(carboxyamino)imidazole ribonucleotide mutase, giving the protein MSKVAVIMGSISDMPVMQEAINILKEFGIETEVDIVSAHRTPEKLFDFSNNAHQRGISVIIAGAGGAAHLPGMVASMSPLPVIGVPVKSSNSIDGWDSVLSILQMPGGVPVATVALNGAKNAGILAAQIIGSADATVLNKIIDYKENLKEAVIKASESLKK; this is encoded by the coding sequence ATGAGCAAAGTAGCCGTAATCATGGGAAGTATCTCTGACATGCCAGTCATGCAGGAAGCCATCAACATATTAAAAGAATTTGGAATCGAAACAGAAGTAGATATTGTTTCGGCACACAGAACACCTGAGAAATTATTCGATTTTAGTAATAATGCGCATCAAAGAGGAATTTCGGTAATTATTGCCGGTGCCGGAGGTGCGGCTCATTTACCAGGAATGGTTGCTTCGATGTCACCGCTTCCTGTAATTGGGGTTCCTGTAAAATCAAGCAATTCTATTGATGGCTGGGATTCTGTTTTATCTATTTTACAAATGCCGGGCGGTGTTCCAGTAGCTACTGTTGCCTTAAACGGAGCAAAAAATGCCGGAATCTTAGCGGCACAAATCATCGGAAGTGCTGATGCTACAGTTTTAAACAAAATCATTGACTATAAAGAAAACTTAAAAGAAGCTGTAATTAAAGCTTCTGAAAGCTTAAAGAAATAA
- a CDS encoding M3 family metallopeptidase yields the protein MSILTKHFDTKHNTAPFSQIKNEDYFPAFQEGIALAKAEIDAIVNNPEAPTFANTIEAMDYSGAILDRISSIFFNLNSAETSDEMQKIAQEVSPLLSEFGNDITLNADLFARVKAVYEQKDTLNLNTEQATLLDKKYKSFSRNGANLSEEKKSELREIDKELSKLSLQFGENVLAETNAFQLHLTDEKDLAGLPEGTIEAARSLAKSEEKEGWIFTLDHPSYLPFMTYADNRELRKKMAIAFGSKGFQNNEYDNQEIVLKIVKLRQQRANLLGYQTHAHFVLEERMAESPEKVMAFENDLLAKAKPAAQKEFAQLTEFAKKLDGIEQLEKWDGAYYSEKLKQQLFNLDDEKLKPYFQLEKVLNGAFVIAGKLYGLTFTEVFDIDKYHDEVMTYEVRDENNNLVSIFYADFFPRKGKRNGAWMTSFKSQYVKDSVNERPHISNVCNFTKPTETKPSLLTFNEVTTLFHEFGHGLHGMLANTTYPSLSGTSVFWDFVELPSQVMENWCYEPEALALFATHYQTGEVIPMEYVEKIKESASFQEGLATLRQLSFGLLDMAWHGQDPTNITDLKAFETEQFANTQLYPDVKENAMSTAFSHIFQGGYSSGYYSYKWAEVLDADAFEYFKENGIFNKEVATKFKDNVLSKGGTENPMTLYKRFRGQEPKPEALLKRAGLI from the coding sequence ATGAGCATTCTAACAAAACATTTCGATACCAAACACAACACCGCTCCTTTTTCGCAAATTAAAAACGAAGATTATTTCCCTGCTTTTCAGGAAGGAATTGCTTTGGCGAAAGCCGAAATCGATGCGATTGTAAATAATCCTGAAGCACCCACTTTTGCAAACACTATCGAAGCGATGGATTATTCGGGAGCTATTCTTGATAGAATTTCGAGTATTTTCTTCAATCTAAATTCGGCTGAAACCAGTGACGAAATGCAAAAAATTGCGCAGGAAGTTTCGCCTTTGTTGTCAGAATTCGGGAACGACATTACGCTAAACGCCGATTTGTTTGCACGTGTAAAAGCAGTTTATGAACAAAAAGACACGTTGAATTTAAATACAGAACAGGCTACGCTTTTAGACAAAAAATACAAGAGTTTTTCCAGAAACGGAGCCAATTTATCTGAAGAAAAGAAAAGCGAATTACGTGAAATTGACAAAGAATTATCGAAATTAAGTTTACAATTTGGCGAAAATGTATTGGCTGAAACCAATGCTTTTCAGCTACACCTAACTGATGAAAAAGATTTAGCCGGTTTACCCGAAGGCACCATCGAAGCAGCTCGCTCTTTGGCGAAAAGCGAAGAAAAAGAAGGCTGGATTTTCACCTTAGATCATCCAAGTTATCTTCCGTTTATGACGTATGCCGATAATCGCGAATTGCGTAAAAAAATGGCAATTGCTTTTGGTTCAAAAGGTTTTCAAAATAACGAATATGACAATCAGGAAATTGTTTTAAAAATTGTAAAACTACGCCAGCAAAGAGCCAATTTATTAGGGTACCAAACCCATGCCCATTTTGTTCTGGAAGAACGCATGGCTGAAAGTCCTGAAAAAGTAATGGCTTTTGAAAATGATTTATTGGCGAAAGCCAAACCTGCTGCACAAAAAGAATTTGCTCAACTAACCGAATTTGCAAAAAAACTGGACGGCATCGAGCAATTGGAAAAATGGGATGGCGCTTACTATTCAGAGAAATTAAAACAGCAGCTTTTTAATTTAGACGACGAAAAATTAAAACCTTATTTTCAGTTAGAAAAAGTACTTAACGGTGCTTTTGTAATCGCCGGGAAATTATACGGACTCACTTTTACCGAAGTATTTGACATTGACAAATACCACGATGAAGTGATGACTTATGAAGTTAGAGACGAAAACAATAATTTGGTCTCCATATTCTACGCCGACTTTTTCCCAAGAAAAGGAAAACGAAACGGTGCCTGGATGACTTCATTCAAATCACAATATGTTAAAGACAGCGTGAACGAAAGACCACATATTTCGAATGTTTGCAATTTTACAAAACCTACCGAAACCAAACCATCATTATTAACTTTTAATGAAGTAACGACTTTATTTCACGAATTTGGTCACGGTTTACACGGAATGTTAGCCAACACAACTTATCCAAGTTTATCTGGAACTTCGGTATTTTGGGACTTTGTGGAATTGCCAAGTCAGGTGATGGAAAACTGGTGTTACGAACCGGAAGCCTTAGCTTTATTTGCCACTCACTACCAAACCGGAGAAGTAATTCCGATGGAATATGTAGAAAAAATCAAAGAAAGCGCGAGTTTCCAGGAAGGTTTGGCTACTTTGCGTCAGTTGAGTTTTGGATTACTAGACATGGCTTGGCACGGACAAGACCCGACTAATATTACCGATTTAAAAGCTTTTGAAACCGAGCAATTTGCTAATACTCAATTGTATCCGGATGTAAAAGAAAATGCCATGAGTACCGCTTTTTCGCATATTTTCCAAGGCGGTTATTCATCAGGATATTACAGTTATAAATGGGCTGAAGTTTTGGATGCTGATGCTTTCGAATATTTCAAAGAAAATGGCATTTTTAACAAAGAAGTGGCAACTAAATTTAAAGACAATGTACTTTCTAAAGGCGGTACCGAAAACCCGATGACTCTATACAAACGCTTTAGAGGTCAGGAACCAAAACCTGAGGCTTTGTTAAAAAGAGCGGGATTGATTTAA
- a CDS encoding GbsR/MarR family transcriptional regulator, producing the protein MEIKEAKNKFIQTWGALGSQWGINKTMAQIHALLMVSTEAVSMEEVMEQLQISRGNASMNLRALMDWGIVYKEYKAGERREFFTAEKDLDELAIKIAKERSKREIKPALKILKEVSSIQSNNTAEEIQFIEQTTKLYDFVLKADNVLDKITEYKDNWLTKLVVKFMK; encoded by the coding sequence ATGGAAATCAAAGAAGCTAAAAATAAATTTATTCAGACTTGGGGAGCACTTGGTTCGCAATGGGGAATTAACAAAACCATGGCACAAATTCATGCTTTACTAATGGTTTCTACTGAAGCTGTTTCTATGGAAGAGGTGATGGAACAATTGCAAATTTCACGCGGAAATGCTAGTATGAATTTAAGAGCTTTGATGGACTGGGGTATTGTTTATAAAGAATACAAAGCTGGAGAGCGAAGAGAGTTTTTTACCGCCGAAAAAGATTTAGATGAATTAGCCATAAAAATTGCTAAAGAGCGTAGTAAAAGAGAAATTAAACCAGCTTTAAAAATTTTAAAAGAAGTTTCTTCGATACAATCAAATAACACAGCCGAAGAAATTCAGTTTATCGAGCAAACCACAAAACTCTATGATTTTGTTTTGAAAGCCGATAATGTATTAGACAAAATCACTGAATACAAAGACAACTGGTTGACCAAACTAGTAGTCAAGTTTATGAAATAG
- a CDS encoding YqjF family protein translates to MSFLTANWNNLALINYVINPKMLNKYLPKGTEIDLWNDKCYVSLVGFMFNNTKLLGLKIPFHINFEEVNLRFYVKRFENGGWKRGVVFIKEVVPKRALSLIANTWYKEHYQTNKMSHGVTENNTSRTFTYQWKNNNHWNSIQVETKLDQSAIELNSEAEFITEHYFGYTKYDKNITFEYEVTHPRWEQFEIINYKIDVDFENNYGKDFAFLNESKPVSVFLAKGSKITVENKRKIKS, encoded by the coding sequence ATGAGCTTCTTAACTGCAAACTGGAACAATTTAGCATTAATCAATTACGTGATTAATCCTAAGATGCTAAACAAATACCTTCCAAAGGGAACCGAAATAGATTTATGGAATGACAAATGTTATGTTAGCTTGGTGGGCTTTATGTTCAACAACACTAAATTATTGGGTTTAAAAATTCCATTTCACATCAACTTTGAAGAAGTAAATCTTAGGTTTTATGTCAAACGATTTGAAAATGGTGGATGGAAACGTGGTGTAGTTTTTATAAAAGAAGTAGTTCCAAAACGAGCACTAAGCTTAATAGCAAACACCTGGTATAAGGAACATTATCAAACCAACAAGATGAGTCATGGAGTTACCGAAAATAATACCTCAAGAACATTTACCTATCAATGGAAAAACAACAACCATTGGAATTCTATTCAAGTGGAAACAAAATTAGATCAGTCAGCTATCGAATTAAATTCAGAAGCCGAATTCATAACAGAGCATTATTTTGGTTATACCAAATATGATAAAAACATCACTTTTGAATATGAAGTCACACACCCAAGATGGGAACAATTTGAAATAATCAATTATAAAATTGATGTAGATTTTGAAAACAATTACGGAAAAGATTTTGCTTTCCTCAACGAATCAAAACCTGTTTCTGTATTCTTAGCCAAAGGCTCTAAAATTACTGTTGAAAATAAACGAAAAATAAAATCATGA